In a genomic window of Procambarus clarkii isolate CNS0578487 chromosome 10, FALCON_Pclarkii_2.0, whole genome shotgun sequence:
- the LOC138363213 gene encoding cell surface glycoprotein 1-like, with protein MQLNQILVCIYDYHTDQKCNSRHSQRSTTPSDQPLPAINHSQRSTTPSDQPLPAINHSQRSTTPSDQPLPAVNHSQRSTTPSDQSLPAINHSQRSITPSDQPLPAINHSQRSTTPSDQPLPAINHSQRSTTPSDQPLPAINHSQRSTTPSDQPLPAINHSQRSTTPSDHPLPAINHSQRSTTPSDQPLPAINHSQRSTTPSNQPLPAINHSQQSTTPSDQPLPAINHSQQSTTPSDQPLPAINHSQRSTTPSDQPLPAINHSQRSTTPSNQPLPANNHTQRSTTPSNHQPLPAINHSQRTTTPSDQPLPAIINHSQRSTTPSDQPLPLLKSG; from the coding sequence ATGCAGCTGAATCAAATCTTAGTATGCATATACGACTATCATACTGATCAGAAATGCAACTCCCGCCACTCCCAGCGATCAACCACTCCCAGCGATCAACCACTCCCAGCGATCAACCACTCCCAGCGATCAACCACTCCCAGCGATCAACCACTCCCAGCGATCAACCACTCCCAGCGATCAACCACTCCCAGCGATCAACCACTCCCAGCGGTCAACCACTCCCAGCGATCAACCACTCCCAGCGATCAATCACTCCCAGCGATCAACCACTCCCAGCGATCAATCACTCCCAGCGATCAACCACTCCCAGCGATCAACCACTCCCAGCGATCAACCACTCCCAGCGATCAACCACTCCCAGCGATCAACCACTCCCAGCGATCAACCACTCCCAGCGATCAACCACTCCCAGCGATCAACCACTCCCAGCGATCAACCACACCCAGCGATCAACCACTCCCAGCGATCAACCACTCCCAGCGATCAACCACTCCCAGCGATCACCCACTCCCAGCGATCAACCACTCCCAGCGATCAACCACTCCCAGCGATCAACCACTCCCAGCGATCAACCACTCCCAGCGATCAACCACTCCCAGCAATCAACCACTCCCAGCGATCAACCACTCCCAGCAATCAACCACTCCCAGCGATCAACCACTCCCAGCGATCAACCACTCCCAGCAATCAACCACTCCCAGCGATCAACCACTCCCAGCGATCAACCACTCCCAGCGATCAACCACTCCCAGCGATCAACCACTCCCAGCGATCAACCACTCCCAGCGATCAACCACTCCCAGCAATCAACCACTCCCAGCGAACAACCACACCCAGCGATCAACCACTCCCAGCAATCATCAACCACTCCCAGCAATCAACCACTCCCAGCGAACAACCACACCCAGCGATCAACCACTCCCAGCAATCATCAACCACTCCCAGCGATCAACCACACCCAGCGATCAACCCCTCCCACTCCTCAAGTCCGGATAA